One window from the genome of Rhinolophus ferrumequinum isolate MPI-CBG mRhiFer1 chromosome 22, mRhiFer1_v1.p, whole genome shotgun sequence encodes:
- the KCNA10 gene encoding potassium voltage-gated channel subfamily A member 10, with translation MDVCGWKEMEVALVNFDNSDEIQEQQDYATDFDPSSRNGQPGSSPFSNWSVISDSTNHETAFSKLPGDFIHSAGPEPGVMSEGNQRVIINIAGLRFETQLRTLNQFPETLLGDREKRMQFFDSMRNEYFFDRNRPSFDGILYYYQSGGKIRRPANVPIDVFADEITFYELGAEALDQFREDEGFLKDPETPLPTNDFHRQFWLLFEYPESSSAARGVATVSVLVVIVSITIFCLETLPEFRDDRELKVMRDPSLNASKTVLTHTMFTDPFFMVESTCIVWFTFELVLRFVVCPSKTGFFRNIMNIIDIISIIPYFATVITELVQETEPSAQPNMSLATLRIIRLVRVFRIFKLSRHSKGLQILGQTLKASMQELGLLIFFLFVGVILFSSAVYFAEVDEPESHFSSIPDGFWWAVVTMTTVGYGDMCPTTAGGKIVGILCAIAGVLTIALPVPVIVSNFNYFYHRETENEEKQNIPREINRILKSTESRAGSIDSLNKTNGGCCAEKFRK, from the coding sequence ATGGATGTGTGTGGCTGGAAAGAAATGGAGGTCGCTCTGGTCAATTTTGATAACTCAGACGAAATCCAGGAACAGCAAGACTACGCCACAGATTTCGACCCAAGCAGCCGAAACGGCCAGCCTGGGAGCAGCCCCTTCTCCAACTGGAGTGTCATCAGCGACAGCACCAACCACGAGACGGCCTTCTCCAAGCTCCCAGGAGACTTCATCCATTCCGCGGGGCCTGAGCCAGGGGTCATGAGCGAAGGGAACCAGCGGGTCATCATCAACATTGCTGGGCTGAGGTTCGAGACCCAGCTCAGAACCCTCAATCAGTTCCCAGAGACCCTTCTGGGAGACCGGGAGAAGAGGATGCAGTTCTTCGACTCCATGAGAAACGAGTATTTCTTCGACAGGAACCGGCCCAGTTTTGATGGAATTCTATATTATTACCAATCTGGCGGGAAAATCAGGCGCCCGGCCAATGTCCCCATTGACGTCTTTGCTGATGAGATCACCTTCTATGAGCTAGGCGCCGAGGCCCTGGACCAGTTCCGGGAGGATGAAGGCTTCCTCAAAGACCCGGAAACACCGCTGCCCACCAATGACTTCCACCGGCAGTTCTGGCTCCTCTTCGAGTACCCCGAGAGCTCCAGTGCTGCCCGTGGCGTGGCCACGGTCTCCGTGTTGGTGGTGATCGTCTCCATCACCATCTTCTGCCTGGAGACACTCCCTGAGTTCCGGGACGATAGAGAGCTGAAGGTGATGAGAGACCCCAGCCTCAACGCAAGCAAGACCGTCCTCACCCACACCATGTTCACGGACCCTTTCTTCATGGTGGAGTCCACCTGCATCGTGTGGTTCACCTTCGAGCTGGTGCTGCGGTTCGTGGTCTGCCCCAGCAAGACCGGCTTCTTCAGAAACATCATGAACATCATCGACATCATCTCCATCATCCCCTACTTTGCCACCGTCATCACAGAGCTGGTCCAGGAGACGGAGCCCAGCGCCCAGCCGAACATGTCCCTGGCCACCCTGAGGATCATCCGGCTGGTGCGCGTCTTCCGCATCTTCAAGCTCTCCCGCCATTCCAAGGGGCTGCAGATCCTGGGGCAGACGCTGAAGGCGTCCATGCAGGAGCTGGGCCTGCTCATCTTCTTCCTGTTCGTCGGCGTCATCCTCTTCTCCAGCGCCGTCTACTTTGCCGAGGTGGACGAGCCCGAGTCCCATTTCTCTAGCATCCCTGATGGCTTCTGGTGGGCAGTGGTCACCATGACAACTGTGGGCTATGGCGACATGTGCCCGACCACCGCAGGGGGGAAGATTGTGGGCATTCTGTGTGCCATTGCAGGGGTCCTTACCATTGCCCTCCCTGTGCCTGTCATCGTCTCCAACTTTAACTACTTCTACCATCGGGAGACTGAGAATGAGGAGAAGCAAAACATCCCACGAGAAATCAACAGAATCCTCAAAAGTACAGAGTCAAGAGCGGGCAGCATAGACTCGCTTAATAAGACCAATGGTGGCTGCTGTGCAGAGAAGTTCCGGAAGTGA